The genomic segment agagagacagagagagacagagagacagagagacagagagagagagagacagagagagagacagagagagagacagagagagagacagagagagagagagagacagagagaagagagagagagacagagacagagagacagagagagagagagagagacagagagagagacagagagagagacagagagagagacagagagagagacagagagagagacagagagagagagacagagagacagagacagagagagagagacagagagagagagagagacagagagagagacagagacagagagagagagagagacagagagagagagacagagagagagagacagagagagagacagagagagacagagagagggagagacagagagggagagacagagagagagagacagagagagagagacagagagagagagagagatagagagagagacagagagagagagagagagacagagagagagagggagacggggtttggggggggggggagaaactcctTCTGTTAAAATTCAGTCTCGGTTAAACTTTGAACACTTTTTTAGTTTTGTCTTCAATACTGGCGGCGGCGGGAGGCGGGgttcggtggggaggggaggggaggggaggggtggggaggggaggggaggggaggggaggggtggggaggggaggggtggggaggggaggggtggggaggggaggggaggggaggggtggggaggggaggggtggggaggggaggggggggggggggggggaggttcgatggggagggggggggaggttcgatggggagggggggaggggagggggagggggggggaggggaggttcgatggggaggggaggggagggggaggggaggggaggttcgatggggaggggagggggaggggaggttcgatgggatggggagggagggggaggggagggggagggggagggggaggggagggggagggggagggggaggggagggggagggggaggggaggggaggggagggatggggagggggggtttgatggggaggggagggatggggaggggagggatggggaggggagggttgggaggggaggggaggggaggggagggatggggaggggaggggagggagggatggggaggggaggggagggaggaagggaggggaagggagcgaggggagggatggggaggggaggggaggggtggttcgatggggaggggaggggaggggagggaaggggaggggaggggaagggagcgaggggagggatggggaggggaggggtggtttgatggggaggggagggggggtttatgggatgggagaggaggggggcatAAGGGGTTGATGAGTTTGGGAAGGGGGTTAatgagggggtcgggggggtcttATGAGGGGTCGACGGTTGatgagtgggaaggggggggttgatgaggggttcgggggggtgtttatggggggggggtcgggggggttaatgagtggggtgagggggggctgaTGAGGTCGAAGGGGGTTTttgagtgggaaggggggggttgatgagggggtggggtttatgattggaggggagggagaggggtgatgaggggttggggggggtggttcgTGGGGGTCGAtgattgggggagtggggggaaagcTGTGCATTGAAATCCCGACTCATTTCCCGGGGCTTCCCTGTCTCTCGGCGGTCTGGCGGCCATCCCGGTCCCGGATTCGGGGagcggggagaggaggaggagggggtaagtcccgtcctccccctccctcagccccttcGCCCTCcgatccccctcctcccccgccctccctccccccccccccccccccccccctccccccacacctcacacACTCTAGATGGTCTTCTTCTGTTCCTCAGCCGGGCTGGGCTCGTTGGacgaggcggaggaggaggaggaggaggaggaggaggaggatggcaGGCAGCCGTTGAGGTGTTCCTGATCCGGGGACGGCAGCGGGGAGGAGGACGCGGCGGCGGCTGGGTGTCCCCCTGGAGCGGGGGCGACGGCGGAAGAGACGGAAGGCCCCCCGGCAGATCAGCGAGAACCAGTAGACTTGTGGGGCCATCAGCAACAGGGCGGCCAGGTTGTAGTGAAGGGGCAACGCCGCGGGGACCCGGTGCAGGGGCAGCGTCAGCTCCTGGCCGTACACCCAGTACATGTACGGGAAGAGGAGGATGCGGCACAGAAAGAAGGTGACCAACATCATGACGCCATTTACTTTGTGCAGCAGCGTGTGCTGCTGTCGGTACTGGaaaaggaagcagagagagatTAGCGCCGGGGCGGAAGATTCAGTAAAATCCAGTCAACAGACAACACAGGAACAGagcgggttagcaccgctgcctcgcaccgccagggacccgggttcgattcccggctcgggccactgtctgtgcggagtctgcacatcctccccgtgtctgcgtgggtttcctccgggtgctccggtttcctcccacactccaaggatgtgtcgtacagttggattggccatgctaaattcatagaaatcatacagtacagaaagaggccattcggcccatcgagtctgcaccgaccacaatcccacccaggccctacccccatatccctacatattttacctgctaaacctacgcatctcaggacactgaggggtaattttagcatggccaatcaacctaacctgcacatctttggacactaaggggcaatttagcatggccaatcaacctaacctgcacatctttggacactaagggacaatttagcatggccaatcaacctaacctgcacatctttggacactaagggacaatttagcatggccaatcaacctaacctgcacatctttggacactaagggacaatttagcatggccaatccacctaacctgcacatctttggacactaagggacaatttagcatggccaatccacctaacctacacatctttggacactaagggacaatttagcatggccaatccacctaacctgcacatctttggacactaagggacaatttagcattgccaatccacctaacctacacatctttggacactaagagacaatttagcatggacaatcaacctaacctacacatctttggacactaagggacaatttagcacggccaatccaccctaacctgcacatctttggacactaagggacaatttagcatggccaatccacctaacctgcacatctttggacactaagggacaatttagcatggccaatccacctaaccttcacatctttggacactaagggacaatttagcatggccaatccacctaacctgcacatctttggacactaagggacaatttagcatggccaatccacctaacctacacatctttggacactaagggacaatttagcatggccaatccacctaacctgcacatctttggacactaagggacaatttagcatggccaatccacctaacccgtacatctttggactgtgggaggaaaccggagcacccggaggaaacccactcagacacggggagaatgtgcagactccacacagacagtgacccgagccgggaatcgaacccgggtccctggagccatgAAGCAGCACGATTGGGCAAATcatatttgccccttagtgtcccaatgatgtgcgggttaggtggattggccatgctaaattgtcccttagtgtccaaagatgtgtaggttaggtggattggccatgctaaattgtcccttagtgtccaaagatgtgtaggttagggagattggccatgctaaattgtcccttagtgtccaaagatgtgtaggttaggtggattggccatgctaaattgtcccttagtgtccaaagatgtgtaggttagggagattggccatgctaaattgtcccttagtgtccaaagatgtgtaggttagggggattggccatgctaaattgtcccttagtgtccaaagatgtgtaggttagggagattggccatgctaaattgccccttagtgtccaaagatgtgtaggttagggagattggccatgctaaattgccccttagtgtccaaagatgtgtaggttagggagattggccatgctaaattgtcccttagtgtccaaagatgtgtaggttaggtggattggccgtgctaaattgtcccttagtgtccaaagatgtgtaggttagggagattggccatgctaaattgtcccttagtgtccaaagatgtgtaggttagggtggattggccatgctaaattgccccttagtgtccaaagatgtgtaggttagggagattggccatgctaaattgccccttagtgtacccaaacaggcgccagagtgttgcgacgaggggaatttcacggtaactacattgcagtgttaatgtaaaccaactcgtgacactaataaataaactttaaactttagaatccatagaatccctacagtacacaagaaggccattcggcccatcgagcctgcaccaaacataattccacccaggccctatccccataaccctacatatttaccctactaatccccctgatactaagggacaatttagcatggccaatccacctaacctgcagatctttggacactaagggacaatttagcacggccaatccaccctaacctgcacatctttggacactaagagacaatttagcacggccaatccccctaacctgcacatctttggacactaagggacaatttagcatggccaatccaccctaacctacacatctttggacaccaagggacaatttagcacggccaatccacctaacctgcacattttggacactaagggacaatttagcatggccaatccacctaacctgcacatctttggacactaagagacaatttagcatggccaatccacctaacctgcacattttggacactaagggacaatttagcatggccaatccacctaacctgcacatctttggacactaagggacaatttagcatggccaatccacctaacctgcacattttggacactaagggacaatttagcatggccaatccccctaacctgcacatctttgggcatgaagggacaatttagcatggccaatccacccattctacacatctttggacaccaagggacaatttagcatggccaatccaccctaacctgcacatctttggacattaaaggacaatttaacatggccaatccacctaacctgcagatctttggacactaagggacaatttagcatggccaatccacctaacctgcacattttggacactaagggacaatttagcatggccaatccccctaacctgcacatctttgggcatgaagggacaatttagcatggccaatccacccattctacacatctttggacaccaagggacaatttagcatggccaatccaccctaacctgcacatctttggacattaaaggacaatttaacatggccaatccacctaacctgcagatctttggacactaagggacaatttagcatggccaatccacctaacctgcacatctttggacactaaggggcaatttagcacggccaatccacctattctacacatctttgggcatgaagggacaatttagcacggccaatccacctaacctacacatctttggacattaaaggacaatttaacatggtcaatccatctaacctgcacatctttggacactaaggggcaatttagcatggccaatccaccctaacctacacatctttggacattaaggggcaatttagcacggccaatccacctaacctgcacatctttggacactaagggacaatttagcatggccaatccaccctaacctgcacatctttggacactaaggggcaatttagcatggccaatccccctaacctgcacatctttggacactaagggacaatttagcatggccaatccaccctaacctacacatctttggacactaagggacaatttagcatggccaatccacctaacccgcacattttggacactaaggtacaatttaccatggccaatccccctaacctgcacatctttggagtgtgggaagaaaccggagcacccggaggaaacccacgcagacacggggagaacgtgcagactccgcacagacagtgacccgagccgggattgaacccgggtccctcgcgctgtgaggcagcagcgctaacccgctgtgccgccctgcctgcttgtgactaattcataaactttaaaaaacgttaaggcccttcggtccacgataaTGTGACAAACACGACCCGAAATTAAACCAATCCCTTCCGCCTTGGTCCATGTCGCTGTATTGCTCACATATTCcggtgcttatctaaaagccccttaaacacccttctcgtatctgctcccaccacccctTGGCAACGTGTCCCAGACACctaacactctctgtgtaaaacacttacccctcacgtctcctctaaactttccccagcacagtggatgggggggggggagagagtgtgggggagagacaggTGTCcgctggggggagagtggggagcccaggtcccgtccccccacccccgggctgTGATCGCAGCCCCCGCTCCCGCGGTGAGAAGCCCAGCTTACCTGGATCAGAACCTTTCCCAAGCACACAAACGGGGTGCTGACTTCCGCCAGGAACATACAACCCACAAAGAAATCCCCACGACCTTTCCGGAGGAACTGGgaaagagagaacagagagacagagagagagagtcagaggggggcagaacagacccttcagcccatcgagtctgtaccgacaataactacctctAAAGTGTCGCTAATCCCAGGTCCCTGCACCCGTCCCATATCCTGGGCACGTTCTGACGTTCCAAGTACTCGTCCGAGTAttttttcggagtgaaattctgATCTCTCATCCCCAAtgaatctcctgtccctcacactcagagtgacagagagggagagagagagggatagaggaagagagagagagacagagagggagagtgacagagagaaggagagagacagagagagagacagagagagagagagaggcagagagagagacagagagagggagggagacagagagagagacagagagagagagacagagagagagagaggggcagagagagagaggcagagagagagacaggcagagagagagaggggcagagagagagaggggcagagagagagaggggcagagagagagaggggcagagagagggagacagagagagagagagaggcagtgagagagagagagaggcagaggcagagagagagaggcagagagagagacagaggcacagagagaggcagagagagagagggcaggcagagagagacagggggcagagagggagacagagacagagagagagagacagagagagagaggcagagagcgagagagagagggtagacagacagggagagagggcagacagacagagagagggggcagacagacagagagagagagggcagacagacagagagagagagacagagagagggagagagacagagagagggagagagacagagagagggagagagacagagagagggagagagacagagagagggagagagacacagagagggagagagacacagagagggagagagacacagagagggagagagacacagagagggagacacagagagggagagagacacagagagggagagagacacagagagggagagagacacagagagggagagagacacagagagggagagagagagacacacagagagagagagacagcgagagagagacagcgagagagagacacagagagagagagacacagagggagagacacagagagagagacacacagagagggagagtgacacagagagagagagacacagagagagagagacacagagagagagagacacagagagagagatacagagagagagacacagagagagagagacacagagagagagagacacagagagagagagacacacagagagagagacacacagacaaagagacacacagagagagagacacacagagagagagacacagagagagagagacacagagagagagagagacacagagagggagagagacacagagagggagagagagatacagagagggagagagacacagagagagagagacagagagggagagtgacacagagagagagagacacagagagagagacacagagagaaagagacacagagagggagagacagagagagagagagagacacagagagagagacacagagagagagagacacagagagagagacacagagagaaagagacacagagagggagagacagagagagagagagagacacagagagggagagacagagagagagacacacacagagacagagagggcctgctcctgtgccgtCCTGTGTCGCGATGTGTCGGTAAAGGagtggtcgtgtgtgtgtgtctggtggggATGACGTTCCAGAGGCCGGGAGGGCGGTGAGTAGCAGGGGTTAGGGGAGCACGGAGATGTCagtgacggggagagggggacgggggagaCAGCACTCACCACGGATACGGGGAAGCAGACAGCGAACATGACGCTGTGATGGATGACCATGAGGAACTCCTTTCGCACGTAGCTCTTCAGAATCGCCCGGTTGTACGTGGCATCCAGTTCGTGCCCTTTAACCCGGTACTTGTACCAGTGGCAGAGATACATTGCGTAGATGTCGTAGGCGAAGTACGGGACGGCAAACAGGACGTACGCGTTAGTCAGCCAGTGCCTGCGGGGAGAGCGCAAACCCAGTCATTAACACACACATCGTCGATATCAGGgtggacgcagagagagggagggggaaccgATCCTGGGCCCTCCACGCCCCatcctttctcaggaggctaaggaaattcgacacGTCCGCTACGACTCTGCGCTACGCACAGACTcccgacagggcagaaggaggccattcggcccatcgagtctgcaccgacccacaggCCCCgtcgccataaccccatgcatttaccccagcgaatccccctgacactaaggggcaatttagcacggccaatccccctaacctacacatctttggacactaaggggcaatttagcacggccaatccacctaacctacacatctttggacactaagggacaatttagcatggccaatccacctaacccacacatgtttggacactaaagggcaatttagcatggccaatccacctaacctacacatctttggacactaaggga from the Mustelus asterias unplaced genomic scaffold, sMusAst1.hap1.1 HAP1_SCAFFOLD_4051, whole genome shotgun sequence genome contains:
- the LOC144490930 gene encoding ceramide synthase-like; the encoded protein is MASSAGIIIVKSCRKHVMEDRHWLTNAYVLFAVPYFAYDIYAMYLCHWYKYRVKGHELDATYNRAILKSYVRKEFLMVIHHSVMFAVCFPVSVFLRKGRGDFFVGCMFLAEVSTPFVCLGKVLIQYRQQHTLLHKVNGVMMLVTFFLCRILLFPYMYWVYGQELTLPLHRVPAALPLHYNLAALLLMAPQVYWFSLICRGAFRLFRRRPRSRGTPSRRRVLLPAAVPGSGTPQRLPAILLLLLLLLLLRLVQRAQPG